Below is a window of Agrobacterium vitis DNA.
TCGCCTCGCCTCCGGTGTTTTTGTTCTTCCACTGGACCACGGAAAACTATGTCGAGGTGCAGGGACGCTCAGACTATTTTGCCCACTTCATGAACTCGGTGATCATCTCCTTTGGCTCCACGCTTCTGGGCCTAGTCATTGCCATTCCGTCGGCTTGGGCCATGGCGTTTTCGCCCACCAAGCGCACCAAGGATGTGCTGATGTGGATGCTCTCCACCAAAATGATGCCGCCCGTCGGCGCGCTGATACCGATCTATCTGTTGTTTCGTGATGGTGGATTGCTCGATAGCCGCATTGGTCTGGTCGGCGTGCTGACCATGATCAACCTGCCGATCATCATCTGGATGCTCTACACCTATTTCAAGGAAATTCCCGGCGAAATTCTCGAAGCCGCTCGCATGGATGGCGCATCCCTGATCAAGGAAATCATCTATGTGCTGACGCCGATGGCCGTGCCGGGCATTGCCTCGACCATGCTGCTCAACATCATTCTGTCGTGGAACGAGGCGTTTTGGACCCTCAACCTCACCACATCAGTGGCAGCACCGCTGACCACTTTCATCGCCTCCTATTCCAGCCCCGAAGGCCTGTTTTACGCCAAGCTCTCGGCTGCCTCCACCATGGCGATTGCTCCAATCGTTGTGCTCGGATGGTTCAGCCAGAAACAGCTGGTGCGCGGACTGACTTTTGGCGCGGTCAAGTAAAAGGAATTTTTCCATGGGCAGTATTCAGCTTAAAAACGTCTCGAAAGCCTTTGCCGAGCACAAGGTCATTCCCGGCATTGATCTGGAGATCAACAATGGCGAATTTGTTGTGTTTGTTGGTCCCTCCGGCTGCGGCAAATCCACCCTGCTGCGGCTGATTGCCGGACTGGAGGATACATCCGGCGGCAAGATTTTCATTGATGGCACCGACGCCACAGACCGCAAACCGTCTGAGCGTGGCCTTGCCATGGTGTTTCAATCCTATGCGCTTTATCCGCATATGAGCGTGCGCTCCAACATTGGCTTTCCGCTGAAAATGGCGGGCATTGATAAGGGCGAGATTGACAAGAAAGTCACGGATGCGGCCCGCATCCTCAACCTCACCGACTATCTCGACCGCAAACCGCGCCAGCTTTCTGGCGGCCAGCGTCAGCGTGTGGCGATTGGCCGGGCAATTGTGCGCTCGCCCTCGTGCTTTTTGTTTGATGAGCCGCTGTCCAATCTGGATGCGGCCCTGCGCGTCAACATGCGGCTTGAGATCACCGAGTTGCACCAGAAGCTGGGAGCCACCTCGATCTACGTGACCCACGATCAGGTGGAAGCTATGACCATGGCAGATAAGATTGTGGTGCTGAACAAGGGCAATATCGAACAGGTCGGCTCGCCGATGGATCTCTACCACCGACCCGCAAATCTGTTTGTCGCAGGCTTTATTGGCTCTCCGAAAATGAACCTGATTTCCGGCGAGACCGCTGCCAAATATGGAGCCACAACCATCGGCGTGCGCCCGGAACATGTCACACTTTCCACCACCGATGGCGCGTGGAAAGGCAAGGTGACGATTGCCGAACATCTTGGCTCCGACACCCATTTGCATGTCGATGTTGAAGGTCTTGGCCACCTCACCGCCCGCGCGGATGGCGATTTCACTGCCCGCCATGGCGACACGGTGTTCATCACCCCGGATGAGAGCCGCCTGCATCGTTTCAATGAGCAGGGCCTAAATGAGAAGGAGGCGTCAGCATGACTGGCAGGTTAGACGGAAAATCCGCGCTGATTACCGGCTCGGCCCGTGGCATTGGCCGCGCCTTTGCAGAAGCCTATGTGCGT
It encodes the following:
- a CDS encoding carbohydrate ABC transporter permease, which produces MARAISTKRKLTFTLMAWAIGLLLFFPILWTFLTSFKSEGDAIASPPVFLFFHWTTENYVEVQGRSDYFAHFMNSVIISFGSTLLGLVIAIPSAWAMAFSPTKRTKDVLMWMLSTKMMPPVGALIPIYLLFRDGGLLDSRIGLVGVLTMINLPIIIWMLYTYFKEIPGEILEAARMDGASLIKEIIYVLTPMAVPGIASTMLLNIILSWNEAFWTLNLTTSVAAPLTTFIASYSSPEGLFYAKLSAASTMAIAPIVVLGWFSQKQLVRGLTFGAVK
- a CDS encoding ABC transporter ATP-binding protein, with product MGSIQLKNVSKAFAEHKVIPGIDLEINNGEFVVFVGPSGCGKSTLLRLIAGLEDTSGGKIFIDGTDATDRKPSERGLAMVFQSYALYPHMSVRSNIGFPLKMAGIDKGEIDKKVTDAARILNLTDYLDRKPRQLSGGQRQRVAIGRAIVRSPSCFLFDEPLSNLDAALRVNMRLEITELHQKLGATSIYVTHDQVEAMTMADKIVVLNKGNIEQVGSPMDLYHRPANLFVAGFIGSPKMNLISGETAAKYGATTIGVRPEHVTLSTTDGAWKGKVTIAEHLGSDTHLHVDVEGLGHLTARADGDFTARHGDTVFITPDESRLHRFNEQGLNEKEASA